One Myxocyprinus asiaticus isolate MX2 ecotype Aquarium Trade chromosome 20, UBuf_Myxa_2, whole genome shotgun sequence genomic region harbors:
- the LOC127410950 gene encoding piggyBac transposable element-derived protein 4-like — MALPSCTSTFSPEKELGEDLKEDFGDEDSSSSGLESIHSDSDEGELDSGLSSEPLTANASHQKRKRTDTPPEDDLMDMQLPAKQEAWKDSLEPDPGPLLLQFRPARPPGVHLDKSSSYSPLELFQLYFSVQVVETLCENTNKNGLRRYAQGKRTPWFPLTIQEMFHYLGLLIFMGLLRTRKIRDHWSNHRLYKAPFCSSVMARYRFEAITWTLHMSDPEHDKEYDKLKGTPSYDKLCRLRPLMDSILDSCRAYYHPTRNISIDERMVASKARIGMKQYMRNKPTRWGFKLFVLADSNGYTCDFNIYTGKSLSRSGKGLGYDAVKDLLHVKYLGSGYHLYVDNFYTSRVLFLDLYKMHFGACGTVRENRQGCLKSIENPMPKNAERGSFRWIRDGNLLFCKWRDTKDVTMCSTIHKAYTGGTVLRRIRNADGSWSKRSVPVPEAVKEYNKFMGGVDLSDALLKYYCIGLKTKKWYKTLFYHFVEIAVVNSFLMHKVLEVEKNRKPLTHKVFREQLCLQLVDFSFSARTPAESPAGTMGPIVGTLGSTAGTLWSTVGTPGSTAGTPGSNAGTTWPTASTPSRTSGALGSCYPIPMGDPASSGSRKNASKGRRRCRLCKEKGIEKTTIWQCDTCLVPLCLIPDRNCFREWHVQK; from the coding sequence TGAGCCTCTTACTGCAAATGCATCCCATCAGAAAAGAAAGAGAACCGACACTCCACCTGAAGATGACCTTATGGACATGCAATTGCCAGCTAAACAAGAAGCATGGAAAGACAGCTTGGAACCAGACCCAGGCCCTCTCCTGCTTCAGTTCAGACCTGCACGGCCTCCTGGTGTGCATCTTGACAAGAGCAGCTCCTATTCTCCACTGGAGCTGTTCCAGCTCTATTTTAGTGTTCAAGTGGTCGAAACACTCTgtgagaacacaaacaaaaatggacTGAGAAGATATGCACAGGGAAAGAGGACTCCATGGTTTCCTCTCACTATTCAGGAGATGTTCCACTATCTAGGGCTGCTGATTTTTATGGGGTTGTTGAGAACTCGTAAAATCAGAGATCACTGGAGCAACCACAGGCTCTATAAAGCACCCTTTTGTTCCTCTGTGATGGCCCGCTACAGGTTTGAAGCTATCACTTGGACCCTACACATGAGTGACCCAGAACATGACAAGGAGTATGACAAGTTAAAAGGGACACCGTCGTATGATAAACTCTGCCGTCTGAGGCCTCTGATGGACAgcattttggactcttgcagaGCGTACTACCATCCTACTAGGAACATCTCCATAGATGAACGCATGGTGGCCTCCAAGGCCCGTATAGGCATGAAGCAGTATATGCGAAACAAGCCCACCAGATGGGGATTCAAACTATTTGTCCTGGCTGATTCTAATGGTTACACCTGTGACTTCAACATCTACACTGGCAAGTCTCTTTCTCGATCCGGCAAAGGCTTGGGATATGACGCAGTTAAGGATTTGCTGCATGTGAAATATCTTGGGAGTGGTTATCATCTCTATGTGGACAATTTCTACACCAGCAGAGTCCTCTTCCTTGACCTGTACAAAATGCACTTTGGGGCGTGTGGGACTGTCCGTGAGAACCGCCAGGGCTGTTTGAAGTCCATAGAAAATCCCATgccaaaaaatgcagaaaggGGTTCTTTCAGATGGATCAGGGATGGAAACCTCTTGTTCTGCAAATGGAGAGACACTAAGGATGTTACTATGTGCTCAACAATTCACAAGGCATACACTGGTGGCACAGTGCTGCGACGAATAAGGAATGCAGATGGTTCCTGGTCAAAACGTAGCGTCCCTGTTCCAGAAGCAGTAAAGGAGTACAACAAGTTCATGGGGGGTGTGGACTTGTCAGATGCCCTCCTGAAGTACTACTGCATAGGTCTGAAAACAAAGAAGTGGTACAAAACTCTGTTTTACCACTTTGTTGAAATTGCTGTAGTCAATAGCTTCTTAATGCACAAGGTGTTGGAGGTGGAGAAGAACCGCAAACCACTGACTCACAAGGTGTTTAGGGAGCAGTTGTGTTTGCAGCTTGTGGACTTTAGTTTCTCCGCAAGAACACCTGCAGAGTCACCTGCAGGCAcaatggggccaattgttggCACTCTGGGGTCAACTGCAGGGACTCTGTGGTCAACTGTTGGCACTCCAGGGTCAACTGCAGGCACTCCAGGGTCAAATGCAGGCACAACATGGCCAACTGCAAGCACACCAAGCCGAACTTCAGGTGCTTTAGGAAGTTGTTACCCAATTCCCATGGGTGATCCCGCCTCATCTGGGAGTAGAAAAAATGCATCCAAAGGTCGGAGGAGGTGCAGGCTCTGCAAAGAAAAGGGCATTGAGAAAACCACAATTTGGCAGTGTGACACCTGTCTCGTACCTCTCTGTCTAATACCAGACAGGAATTGTTTCAGGGAGTGGCATGTGCAGAAGTGA